Below is a window of Georgenia soli DNA.
CCGGGCTCGCCGAGGCGGCCGCCGCGCCGGCCGCCGTCGTCCTGTCCCTCCTCCTCGTCAACACGTTCTCGATGGTCTTCGGCGAGCTCGTGCCGAAGAACCTCGCGCTCGCCGACCCGCTGGCGACCGCAGGGTTCGTCGCCCCCGTGCAGGGCGTCTTCACCCGGGCGCTCCGTCCGGTCATCACCGGCCTGAACGAGTCCGCGAACTGGATCATCCGCCGCTTCGGCATCGAGCCCGCCGACGAGCTCTCCGGCGGGCGCTCGGCCTCGGAGCTGGCCGCCCTCGTGCGCCGCTCCGCGGAGCACGGCACCCTCGACGTCTCGACGGCGACCCTGCTCACCAGGTCGATCGGGCTGGGCGCGCTCACCGCCGTCGACGTCATGACGGACCGGGGCCGGATCCACACCCTGACCCGGGAGGAGACGGCCGCCGACGTGGTCGACCTCGCCCGGGCCACCGGGCACTCGCGCTTCCCGGTCATCGGGGACGACAACGACGACATCGTCGGGCTGGTGCACCTGCGCCGCGCCATCGCCGTGCCGTACGACCGGCGGGCGGAGGTACCGGTCTCCTCCTCCTCGCTCATGGTCGACGCCCCCCGGGTGCCCGAGACGCTGGCGCTGGCCCCGCTGCTGGTGCAGCTGCGCGACGAGGGCCTGCAGATGGCGGTGGTCGTGGACGAGTACGGCGGCACCTCGGGCGTGGTCACGCTCGAGGACGTCGTCGAGGAGCTCGTCGGGGACGTCGCCGACGAGCACGACCGCCGTCGGTCCGGCGCCCATGCCGGGCCGGGCGGGTCATGGGTGGTCCCCGGCGTCATGCGCCCCGACGAGCTCGCGCACCAGGCCGACCTGTACGTCCCCGACGACGGTCCCTACGAGACCCTGGGCGGCCTCGTCATGGACCGGCTGGGCCGCATCCCGCGGGTCGGCGACGAGGTCAGGGTCGAGGACGTCGTGCTGCACGTGGAGCAGATGGACGGCCGGAGGGTCGACCGCCTGCGGGTGTGGGGCCTGCCCGAGGAGGCCGCATGAGCACCGGCACGGCTCTCCTCGTGGGCGTGGTGCTGCTCGCGCTGAACGCCTTCTTCGTCGGCGCCGAGTTCGCGGTGATGTCCGCACGGCGCTCGCGCATCGAGCCGCTCGCCGAGCAGGGGTCGCGCTCCGCGCGGACGGTGCTCTACGCGATGGAGCACGTCACGCTCATGCTGGCGTGCGCCCAGCTCGGCGTCACCGTGTGCTCGACCAGCCTCGGCGTGGTGGCCGAGCCGGCCGTGGCACGCCTCGTCGAGGGGCCGATGGTGGCCGCCGGGCTGCCGGCGGAGGCGAGCCACGTCGTCGGCTTCACGGTCGCGATCGCCCTGGTCGTCTACCTCCACGTCGTCGTCGGGGAGATGGTCCCGAAGAACCTCTCCGTGACGTCGCCGGAGCGGGCCGCCATGCTGCTCGCGCCCCCGCTGGTGCTGCTGTCCAAGGTGCTGCACCCGGTGATCGCCGCGCTGAACTGGATCGCCAACGCGATGCTGCGGGTGCTGGGCGTGGAGCCCAAGGACGAGGTGACGTCGGCGTTCACGGCGGAGGAGGTGGCCTCCATCGTGCAGCGCTCCCAGGCGGAGGGTGTGCTGAGTGACGACCTCGGCCTCCTCACCGGTGCGATCGAGTTCTCGGAGGAGACGGCGGAGCAGGTCATGGTCCCGCTGTCCGAGCTCGTCTCCCTGCCCGTGGGGTGCACCCCCGAGGACGTCGAGCGCGAGGTCGCCCGCACCGGCTTCTCGCGGTTCCCGCTCGTGGCCACGGACGGCTCGCTGACGGGCTACCTGCACGTCAAGGACGTGCTCTACGCCGACGGCGAGGGGCGGCAGCGGCCCGTCCCGGCCTGGCGCACCCGGGCGCTCGCGTCCGTGGTGCCGGGCGACGAGGTCGAGGACGTGCTCGCCGTGATGCAGCGCACCGGCGCCCACCTCGCCCGCGTCGTCCAGGAGTCCGGGCCGGAGACGGACGAGGACATCGGCGTCGTCTTCCTCGAGGACATCCTCGAGGAGCTCGTCGGCGAGGTCCGCGACTCGATGCAGCGCGCCGAGCGCCGCTGAGAGGCCGGCGTGACCCATGCCTCCTCCGCGGGGTATTGGACCGGCGGGGACCCGTTCGTTATTGTTCCGTGACGCACCGTAATCAGGGCGTGACAGATCGCGGTTCACAACGACCTCCAGCGGGTCGTACCACTCCACCCTCCGGAGGTTGCTCGATGTCGGAAAGTGCTGTGCCCGGACACCCGGCACCACTGACCCGACGACAGATCCGTGAGGCCGAGCGTGCACGCGAGGCGGCCGAGGCCGCGGAGCGCGAGCGCCAGTCGGCCGAGCAGACCCGTCGCGCGGCCGAGGAGCCCGGTCAGTCGGCCGGGCAGACCCGTGACGCGGCGCGTGCCGAGGCCCGCGAGCCGGAGACCGCCCAGACCCTGCGCCGGGACCTGCGCGCCGCAGCGCCCGCGGCCGGCCCGACTGCGGGAGCCGCCCCGGCACCGGCCGAGGCGCCGGCCCTGACCTCTCCGACGCCGGCCCCGAGCGCCGGGACGCCGGCCGGGGCCTGGCCAGGCCGTTCGCAGGAGGCCGCCCTGGCCCTCGGGGCCGCTCTGACCTCCGAGGTCCCGGCGGCGGTGACCGCCACCTCGTCGCGCCGGGACACCACCGACACGGAGGTCCTGCCCACGCAGGAGCGCCTGCTCTCGCGTCGCGACCTCCGTCACGCCTCCGGGTCGGAGCCGACCCGCCGGCCCGTCCAGCGCGCACCCCGGGCCACCGCAAGCAGCGCGCACGGGCGCTCCTGGGCGCCGCGGGCCGCGGTGCTGGGTGCCATGGGCACGCTGACCATCGTCGCCCCGCTGACCGGCTTCGCGGCACCCGACGCCGAGAGGGCCGAGGCCGCCGCCGTCGTCACGCCCGAGACGAGCATCCTTGACGTGCTGGAGCCAGCGGCGGCCGCCGCCGTGGCCCCCGTGCCCGCGAGCCTGCTGAAGGACCCGGCGGCCTCGAGCCGCGCGACGGTGCTGCAGACCTCCCGCGCCGCCGACCGCAACGCCCTGACCTGCGCGCCGCTCGACGGTGCCAGCGGGGCCCGTGCGGCCGTCACCGAGCGCACGGAGCAGCTGGTGCGCCCGGTCGCCGACGGCACCTACCGCAACTCCTCCCACTACGGGAACCGCTCGCACCCGCTCTCCGGTGCGTACGGGTTCCACACGGGCACCGACTACGCCGCCCCGCTGGGCACGCCGATCTACGCCATCGCGAACGGCACCGTCGAGTACGTCGGCATGGGCAAGGACGGGCGCTCGAGCATGCTCGTGATCCTGCGTCACGAGATCGCCGGGCAGACCGTCTACAGCTGGTACGTCCACATGTACAAGGACGGCATCCACGTCACGGAGGGCCAGGACGTCACGGCGGGCGACGTCATCGCCGAGGTGGGCAACAACGGCAACTCCACCGGGCCGCACCTGCACTTCGAGATCCACCTCGACGACCAGGGCACCACGACCGACCCGCTGCCGTGGCTCGAGAAACAGGGCGCCGTCGAGGTCTCGGCGGTCTGCTGAGTCTTCCGCCGCCGCGCTGACGGGGCCGTCGCCGCTGACGGGACCGCCGCACGAGGCGGACCGTCCGATGGTTGCGCGCCGTCGTCCTCACCGCGACGGTTCGCCGCGCACGGGGCCACCACTCGCGCCCCGAGTCACCCGGGGCTCGGCCCGAGTCGCCCGGGCCCACGGGACCTACCGCCCGGGGCGGTGCTGACGGACGCCGTCCCGGGGCTGACGGGGCCGTACCAGGCCCTGACACCGGCGCGCAAGGGACCTATCACCCGTGACGGTGGTGACGGACGCCACACCAGGCGTGTGGTTTGTGGCCGGGGCCCACATGGTTGCCCCGCGCCGCCCTTCCTAACGTTCACTGCACCGCGCTTGCGGCAACGGAGCCACCGGAGGGGCAGCGTGACGACAGCACAGGGGATCGCCCTGCAGACCAAGGGTCTGACGAAGGACTTCCGCGGCTTCCGGGCCGTCCACGGCGTCGACCTGACCGTGGCGGCCGGCGGCGTGCATGCGCTCGTCGGCCCGAACGGGGCCGGGAAGACCACCCTGTTCAACCTGCTCAGCGGATTCCTCGTCCCCACGGCGGGCACCATCTCGGTCAACGGTGAGGACGTCACGGGTCTGCAGCCCGAGCAGATCGCCCACAAGGGCGTGGCCCGGTCCTTCCAGATCACCAGCCTCTTCGAGAACCTGGACCCGCGCGAGCACGTCGAGCTGGCCCTGCAGAGCCGCACCACGACGGGCCGGAAGTTCTGGCGGTCGGACCGGCTGATGCGCCAGTTCCGGCCGCGCGCGGACGAGCTCCTCGAGGAGGTCGGCCTCACGCACCTCGCCACCAAGCCGGCCGGTGAGCTGGCGTACGGCCAGAAGCGCGCCCTCGAGATGGCCCTCGTGCTCGCCCTGGACCCGAAGATCATGCTGCTGGACGAGCCGACGGCGGGCATGGGCATCGAGGACGTCACGCGCACGATCGACCTCGTCAGGAAGATCGCCGTCGGCCGCACCGTCGTCTTCGTCGACCACAACATGCACGTCGTCGGCAGCCTCGCCGACCGGGTCACGGTCCTCCAGCAGGGCCGCGTCCTCGCCGAGGGCAGCTACGAGGAGGTCCGCACCGACCCCCGCGTGATCACCGCCTACCTGGGGGAGTCCGCCCATGCTTGAGATCCGCAACCTCAGCGCCTGGTACGGCGAGGCCCGGGCGCTCGACGAGGTCAGCCTGGACGTGGCGGCCGGGGAGGTCGTCACCCTGGTCGGTCGCAACGGTGCCGGCAAGACGACGCTGCTGCGCTCCGTGATGGGGCTGCACCGCCACGCCAGCGGGCAGGTCACCCTCGACGGCACCGACGTCATGCGCGTGCCGGTCCACCGCCGCGCCCGGCTGGGGATGGGCTGGGTCCAGGACGACCGCGGCATCTACTCCTCGCTGTCGGTGGAGGAGAACCTGCTGCTGGCCCCCGTGGTGTCGGAGAAGGCGTGGCCGCTGGCGCGCGTGTACGAGACCTTCCCGGTGCTCGCCGACCGCCGCCGGGCCGCCGGCACGACGCTCTCCGGCGGCGAGCAGCAGATGCTGGCGATCGCCCGGGTCCTGCGCACCGGAGCGAGGCTGCTCCTGCTCGACGAGCCCACCGAGGGGCTCGCCCCCGTCATCGTCGCGGCCATCGGCGACATCGTGCGCGAGGTGAAGGCCACCGGCGTCACCGTCCTCCTCATCGAGCAGAACGTGAAGTTCGCCGCGACGGTCGCCGACCGTCACTACCTGCTCTCCCAGGGGCGCATCGTCGAGCACCTGGACAACACGGAGTTCGTCGCACGCGAGCACGACCTGCTCGAGCACCTCGGCGTCTGAGGCCCTCTCTCACCGCCCCACGTCACCCACCAGTCGATCCACCCTGCCCACCGACTCGACCCCACCCAGGAACGAAGGAGTTCTTCAGATGACCAAGAAGCTTGCCGGCGGCGCGGCCGCCGTGATGTCCGGGGCGCTCCTGCTCGGCGCGTGCGCCGGGGGAGGGCCTGCCGGCGCCGAGGGTGCCTTCACCGACGACAAGATCGTCATCGGTGTGCTCAACGACCAGTCCGGCGTCTACAAGGACCTGTCCGGGCCGAACAGCGTGAAGGCCGTGGAGATGGCCGTGGCCGACTACCTCGAGAAGTACGGCGACGACGCCGTCGTCACCGAGGAGCAGATCGAGGTCATCACCGCCGACCACCAGAACGAGCCGGACGTCGCCAACACCAAGGCCCAGGAGATGTACGACCGCAAGGGTGCGGACATCATCCTCGACGTCCCCGCCTCCTCGGCGGCCCTCGCCGTGGCGAGCCAGGCCGACCAGAAGAAGAAGCTGCACTTCAACATCGGGGCCGCCACCACCGAGCTGACCGGCGCCCAGTGCAGCCCGTACGTCTTCCACTGGGCGTACGACACCTACATGCTCGCCAACGGCACGGGGAGGACGGTGACGGAGAACGGCGGCAAGGACTGGCAGATCATCTACCCGGACTACGCCTTCGGCCAGGACATGGAGAAGTCCTTCACCGAGGCGATCGACGAGGCCGGCGGCACGGTGAGCGGCTCGATCGCGACCCCGTTCCCGAACGACAACTTCTCGACCTTCCTGACGAAGGCGGCCTCCGGCCAGCCGGACGTCATCGGCACCATGCAGGCCGGCGGCGACCTCATCAACCTCGTCAAGCAGTACAACGAGGCCGGGCTGCGCGACCAGGGCATCAGCCTCGCCGTCGGCCTGATGTTCATCACCGACATCCACTCCCTCGGCGTCGACCAGTTCGAGGGCACCACCTTCACCGACGCCTGGTACTGGGACATGGACGAGGAGTCCCGGGCCTGGGCCGACCGGTTCCTCGAGGAGACCGGGAGCCGGCCCTCCTTCGCCCACGCCGGCAACTACTCCGCCGCGCTGCAGTACCTCGAGGCCGTCCAGGCCACCGAGACCGACGACGCCGACAAGGTCGTCGAGAACCTCGACGGCAAGGAGGTCGAGGACGTCTTCCTGCGCAACGGCAAGATCCGCGCGGAGGACCACCGGGTGATCCACGACGTCTACCTCGCCGAGGTGAAGGCGCCCGACGAGGTGAGCGAGGAGTGGGACTACCAGAACATCCTCAACACCATCCCCGCCGAGGAGGCCTTCCAGCCGGTCGACGAGGCCGGCTGCGAGATGGGCTGACCCCCAGCCACCACGGTGCGCCGGGTGCCCTCGTGGCACCCGGCGCTCCCCGGACGAGAAGGGACGGGCGATGAACGATTTCCTGCAGTACACGATCCAGGGCCTGGCCGCGGGCAGCTTCTACGCGATCGCGGCCCTCGGGCTGGCGGTCATCTTCGGCGTGCTCGGCGTGGTCAACTTCGCCCACGGCGCCTGCTACATGCTGGGGGCGGTCGTCGCAGCCGTCCTCCTCGACGTGACCGGCCTGAACTTCTGGTGGGCGCTCCTCGTGGTGCCCCTCCTGCTCTTCGGCTTCGGCGTGGTCGTCGAGCGGCTGTTCGTCCAGTGGCTGCTGCGCCTGGAGCCGCTGTACAACTTCCTGCTCACCTTCGGTCTGTCGCTCTTCCTGGTGGACCTGGTCAAGCGCCGCTACGGCGTCTCCGGCCTGCCGTACGAGCGGCCCGAGATCCTCACCGGCCAGCTGACGCTCGGCGCGCTGCGCCTCCCGACGTACCAGGTGTTCGTCTTCCTCTTCTCCGTCCTGGTGTGCCTCGCGGTGTGGCTCGTGATGACCCGCACGCGGGTGGGCATGATCGTCCGGGCCGCCACCGAGCGGCCCGACGTCGCCAGGGCGCTGGGCGTCAACGTCGGCCGGTGGGTCACCCCGGTGTTCGGCTTCGGGATCGCCCTCGCCGGGCTGGCGGGCGTGCTGGCCGCGCCCTTCCGCGCGATCACGGCGGACATGGGGTCGAGCTTCATCATCATCCTGTTCGCCGTCGTCGTCATCGGCGGCCTCGGGTCCATCGTGGGCGCCGTGGTCGCGGGGTTCCTGGTGGGTCTCGTCGAGGCGTTCGGCCAGGCGTACGCGCAGAACTTCTCTCAGATCGTCATCTTCGTGCTCATGGCCGTCGTCGTGCTGCTGCGCCCGGCCGGGCTGTTCGGACGGGAGGAACGGGCATGAGCTCGACACCGCAGACGCTGCTCGAGGAGCGGGCCGCCAGCCGGACCGCCCCCGCCCGCCTCGCCCGCCGGTCGCTGAGGACGTGGGGCCTGCTCGCCGTCGGACTCGTCGCCGCGCTGGCGCTGCCGTGGGTCATCTACCCGCCGGTGGCCATGGACATCGCCTGCTGGGCGTTGTTCGCCGTCGCGCTCGACATCCTGCTCGGCTACACCGGCCTGCTCTCCTTCGGCCACGCCGCCTACTGGGGCGGATCGGCGTACGTGACGGGTCTGGTCGCCGTGCACCTGGGGGTGCCGTTCCCGCTGGCGGTGCTCGCCGGCGCCGTGGCGGCCATGCTCATCGCCCTGCCGGTCGGCTACCTCTCCGTGCGGCGCGCGGGGATCTACTTCGCCATGGTCACCCTGGCGTTCGCACAGATGATCTTCTTCCTCGCCAACCAGTGGCGCGACGTCACGGGCGGGGAGAACGGGCTGCAGTCCGTGCCCAAGACGTTCTTCGGCATCACCGCGGTGGAGACCGACTCCTTCTACTTCTACTACGCGGCGCTGCCGATCATCGTCCTGGGGATGTGGATGGCCTGGCGGATCGTGCACTCCCCGTTCGGGCGCGTGCTGGTCTCCATCCGCGACAACGTCCCGCGGGCCCGCGCGCTCGGCTACGACGTCGAGAAGTACAAGATCGCCGCCTTCGTCCTCTCCGCGGGGCTGGCCGGACTGGCCGGCGGGCTCTTCGCCATCAGCCACGGGTTCGTCTCGCTGCAGGAGGTCAACTGGACCACCTCCGGCAAGGTCGTGCTCATCACCGTGCTGGGCGGCATCGGCACGCTGTGGGGCGGCATCGTCGGCGCGGCGATCATCGTCATCCTCGAGGACCAGCTCGCCTCCTCGGGCTTCGAGGGCATCGGCATCATCACCGGGTCCGTCTTCGTCATCGTCGTGCTGCTCTTCCGGCGCGGTGTCTGGGGCACCGCGCTCCACGCGTTCCGCGGCCGGCGCGGCAGGCGCGGCCGGCGCGCGGAGGAGGGGGCGGCAGGGGCCTCCGGGGCCGGGGGAGACGCCCCCGAGCCGCGCGCCGCCGCAGACCGACCCGGACTGTCCGACGCAGAGGTGGTGCCCTGACCCCCTCGGTCGGACCACCGTCGGCCGACGGCGAGCGCCGGTCCCCCTGCGGGAACGGCGCTCCGCCGTGTCCGGACAGGCACGTCCGGACGAGCTGGTCCGGACACGGCGGTGCGTGAGGGTGAGGTGCGTGAGGGTGAGGGCCGTGACGGTGAGGGCCGTGACGGTGCGGGCGGGCGGCGGGCGGGTCAGTCGCCGAGCAGGGCGTGCAGACGCAGCGCCAGCTGGACCTCGAGCTGTCGTTCCGGGGCGTTCCACCCCTCACCGAGCAGGTTCGTGATCCGCTCGAGGCGCTGGGTGACGGTGTTGGCGTGGACGTGCAGGGCCGAGCCCGTCCGGCTCAGGTTCCCGCCCTGGGCGAAGTAGGTGCGCAGCGTCCCCACGAGCGCGGTGCCGCGCTGTGCGTCGTAGTCGAGCACCGGCCCGAGCACCGAGGCCACGTAGGCGGGCACGTCGCGGTCCTCGCCGAGCAGCAGGCCCACGAAGCCCAGGTCCTCCACCCCGGCCACCTCGCCGCGGCGGCCGAGCACGAGCAGCGTCTGCAGGCAGCGGGCCGCCTCGGCGCGCGCCGAGGCGATCTCGGCCGGCCCGCGCGCCGGCCCGGCCGTCCCCGCGGTGACCGGCTGGCCCGTCGCCCGGCGCAGCTCCGCGCTGACCGTCCGGGCCGCCTCCCGCGGGTCCGTACGGGGCAGGATGAGGACGAGGTGCCCCTCCTGGAGCGTGGACAGGCCGCCGTGCCCGCCCGCCAGGAACGCCGCCGCCTGCACCGCCCGGGAGCGGTCGCCGACCACCTCCGTGACGACGACCGCGTGCGGCGCGTCGAGGTCCGCCCCGGCGAGGCGGGCGCGCTCGCGCAACCCCTGCGGGTCCCGCCCGAGCAGGACGTCGTCGAGCAGCTCGCCGCGCAGCCGTTCCTCGGCGGCCGCGACCGAGCGGCGGAAGAGCAGCTGCAGCGCGGTCACCAGCGCCGCCCGCTCGAGGATGCGGCGGTCCGCCTCGTCGAGCGGTTCGTCCCGGAGCAGCACCAGCGCGCCGAGCGTCTCCCCGCCCGCGAGCACCGGGGCGGCGACGACCCCCTCGCCGGTCCTCGTGCGGCTCGTGGTCACGGCGACCCGCGCGACCTCGGCGTGGCGCTCGCAGACCGCCGCCGGGGTGGCCTCGTCGGTCCCGGACAGGGGTGTGCCGTCCTGCCCCACCGTGACGACGTCGCCGCCCAGGACCTCGCCGACCTCGCGCGCGACGTCGTCGACGCTCCCGCCCTGCAGGACCAGCTCGAGGAGCCGGTCGTGGGCGTCGGCGGCGCGCTCGACGCTGGTGGTGCGCTCCCGCAGCTCCTCGCTGGCGACCCGGAGGTCGTCGAGCGCCAGCTGGGTCTCGCTGAGCAGCCGGGCGTTGTCGAGGGCGATCGCCGCGTGGGCGGCGAAGGAGCTGAGGAGGGCGATGTCGGAGCGGCCGAACGGCCGGACCGTCCGGTTGGCCGCGTACAGCACCCCGATCACGCGCCGGCCCAGCAGGAGCGGGACCCCGACGATCGAGGTGATGCCCTCGTCCGCGACGGCGGAGTCGATGCCGTCGGTGTGATTGAACCGCTCGTCCTGGAAGTAGGTGGCCGACGCGTACGGCGTGGCGGTCTGGGCGACGAGGCCGCCGAGGCCGGCCCCCATCGGCAGGCGCACGGCGCGGAAGAGGTCGGAGGAGCAGCCGACCGTCACCCGCATGTAGGTGTCGCCCGCCTCCTCGTCGTTGAGGGACAGGTAGGCGACGTCGCTGCCGAGCAGCTGCCGCGAGCGCCGCACGATAGCCTCGAGGACGGCGTCGACGTCGGTCAGCGAGGCGAGGTCGCTGGCCGTCTCGAACAGGGCGGTGAGCTCCGTCTCGCGGCGCCGGCGCGACTCCAGCACGCTCCGCACCTGCAGGGCGAGCGTCTTGGCGCGTTCCAGGCGCTCGACGGTCTCCGCGTCGGCGCCCGCGGTGCGGGCCGCGAGCAGCGGTCCCTCGAACTCGACCGGCGAGGCGTCGCGCGCCAGCAGCTCCAGATACTCCGTGCCTCTCACGCCCGCCATTGTGGCCGACGGCGGTCGGGAGGCGGGCCGGACCGGACGCGTGCCGCCGGGGAGAGGGCGCGTGCCGCCGGGGAGAGGGCGCGTGCCGCCCGGGAGAGGTCCCGTCCCGCCGGGGACAGGGCCCGGGAGGGGTACGGTGGGTCTCATCGCGGGGACCAGCGGCCCGGCGGCTCAGCGGGCCGACCACCCGCCGTCGAGGACGATGTTGCTGCCGGTGACGAAGGCCGCGGCGGGGGAGCACAGGTAGGTGACGGCCTGCGCCACCTCCTCAGGCTCCAGCAGCCGCTTGATGGCGGAGTTCTTCAGCATGACCTGGCTGAGGACCTCCTCCTCGGAGAGGCCGTGGACGCGGGCCTGGTCGCTCACCTGCTTCTCCACCAGCGGTGTGCGCACGTAGCCGGGGTTGACGCAGTTGCTCGTCACGCCCCGGTCGGCGCCCTCCAGGGCGATGACCTTCGACAGTCCCTCGAGCCCGTGCTTGGCGGAGACGTAGGCCGACTTGTA
It encodes the following:
- a CDS encoding branched-chain amino acid ABC transporter permease, producing MNDFLQYTIQGLAAGSFYAIAALGLAVIFGVLGVVNFAHGACYMLGAVVAAVLLDVTGLNFWWALLVVPLLLFGFGVVVERLFVQWLLRLEPLYNFLLTFGLSLFLVDLVKRRYGVSGLPYERPEILTGQLTLGALRLPTYQVFVFLFSVLVCLAVWLVMTRTRVGMIVRAATERPDVARALGVNVGRWVTPVFGFGIALAGLAGVLAAPFRAITADMGSSFIIILFAVVVIGGLGSIVGAVVAGFLVGLVEAFGQAYAQNFSQIVIFVLMAVVVLLRPAGLFGREERA
- a CDS encoding helix-turn-helix domain-containing protein, which produces MRGTEYLELLARDASPVEFEGPLLAARTAGADAETVERLERAKTLALQVRSVLESRRRRETELTALFETASDLASLTDVDAVLEAIVRRSRQLLGSDVAYLSLNDEEAGDTYMRVTVGCSSDLFRAVRLPMGAGLGGLVAQTATPYASATYFQDERFNHTDGIDSAVADEGITSIVGVPLLLGRRVIGVLYAANRTVRPFGRSDIALLSSFAAHAAIALDNARLLSETQLALDDLRVASEELRERTTSVERAADAHDRLLELVLQGGSVDDVAREVGEVLGGDVVTVGQDGTPLSGTDEATPAAVCERHAEVARVAVTTSRTRTGEGVVAAPVLAGGETLGALVLLRDEPLDEADRRILERAALVTALQLLFRRSVAAAEERLRGELLDDVLLGRDPQGLRERARLAGADLDAPHAVVVTEVVGDRSRAVQAAAFLAGGHGGLSTLQEGHLVLILPRTDPREAARTVSAELRRATGQPVTAGTAGPARGPAEIASARAEAARCLQTLLVLGRRGEVAGVEDLGFVGLLLGEDRDVPAYVASVLGPVLDYDAQRGTALVGTLRTYFAQGGNLSRTGSALHVHANTVTQRLERITNLLGEGWNAPERQLEVQLALRLHALLGD
- a CDS encoding hemolysin family protein, which encodes MLTDWLLVLLGVVLTAGTFVFVAAEFSLVALDPGTVDRRVAAGDRRAAAVSRALKHLSLELSSAQVGITATTILLGYTTQAALAELLTGPLGSAGLAEAAAAPAAVVLSLLLVNTFSMVFGELVPKNLALADPLATAGFVAPVQGVFTRALRPVITGLNESANWIIRRFGIEPADELSGGRSASELAALVRRSAEHGTLDVSTATLLTRSIGLGALTAVDVMTDRGRIHTLTREETAADVVDLARATGHSRFPVIGDDNDDIVGLVHLRRAIAVPYDRRAEVPVSSSSLMVDAPRVPETLALAPLLVQLRDEGLQMAVVVDEYGGTSGVVTLEDVVEELVGDVADEHDRRRSGAHAGPGGSWVVPGVMRPDELAHQADLYVPDDGPYETLGGLVMDRLGRIPRVGDEVRVEDVVLHVEQMDGRRVDRLRVWGLPEEAA
- a CDS encoding ABC transporter substrate-binding protein, producing the protein MTKKLAGGAAAVMSGALLLGACAGGGPAGAEGAFTDDKIVIGVLNDQSGVYKDLSGPNSVKAVEMAVADYLEKYGDDAVVTEEQIEVITADHQNEPDVANTKAQEMYDRKGADIILDVPASSAALAVASQADQKKKLHFNIGAATTELTGAQCSPYVFHWAYDTYMLANGTGRTVTENGGKDWQIIYPDYAFGQDMEKSFTEAIDEAGGTVSGSIATPFPNDNFSTFLTKAASGQPDVIGTMQAGGDLINLVKQYNEAGLRDQGISLAVGLMFITDIHSLGVDQFEGTTFTDAWYWDMDEESRAWADRFLEETGSRPSFAHAGNYSAALQYLEAVQATETDDADKVVENLDGKEVEDVFLRNGKIRAEDHRVIHDVYLAEVKAPDEVSEEWDYQNILNTIPAEEAFQPVDEAGCEMG
- a CDS encoding ABC transporter ATP-binding protein, which gives rise to MTTAQGIALQTKGLTKDFRGFRAVHGVDLTVAAGGVHALVGPNGAGKTTLFNLLSGFLVPTAGTISVNGEDVTGLQPEQIAHKGVARSFQITSLFENLDPREHVELALQSRTTTGRKFWRSDRLMRQFRPRADELLEEVGLTHLATKPAGELAYGQKRALEMALVLALDPKIMLLDEPTAGMGIEDVTRTIDLVRKIAVGRTVVFVDHNMHVVGSLADRVTVLQQGRVLAEGSYEEVRTDPRVITAYLGESAHA
- a CDS encoding branched-chain amino acid ABC transporter permease codes for the protein MSSTPQTLLEERAASRTAPARLARRSLRTWGLLAVGLVAALALPWVIYPPVAMDIACWALFAVALDILLGYTGLLSFGHAAYWGGSAYVTGLVAVHLGVPFPLAVLAGAVAAMLIALPVGYLSVRRAGIYFAMVTLAFAQMIFFLANQWRDVTGGENGLQSVPKTFFGITAVETDSFYFYYAALPIIVLGMWMAWRIVHSPFGRVLVSIRDNVPRARALGYDVEKYKIAAFVLSAGLAGLAGGLFAISHGFVSLQEVNWTTSGKVVLITVLGGIGTLWGGIVGAAIIVILEDQLASSGFEGIGIITGSVFVIVVLLFRRGVWGTALHAFRGRRGRRGRRAEEGAAGASGAGGDAPEPRAAADRPGLSDAEVVP
- a CDS encoding M23 family metallopeptidase, with amino-acid sequence MSESAVPGHPAPLTRRQIREAERAREAAEAAERERQSAEQTRRAAEEPGQSAGQTRDAARAEAREPETAQTLRRDLRAAAPAAGPTAGAAPAPAEAPALTSPTPAPSAGTPAGAWPGRSQEAALALGAALTSEVPAAVTATSSRRDTTDTEVLPTQERLLSRRDLRHASGSEPTRRPVQRAPRATASSAHGRSWAPRAAVLGAMGTLTIVAPLTGFAAPDAERAEAAAVVTPETSILDVLEPAAAAAVAPVPASLLKDPAASSRATVLQTSRAADRNALTCAPLDGASGARAAVTERTEQLVRPVADGTYRNSSHYGNRSHPLSGAYGFHTGTDYAAPLGTPIYAIANGTVEYVGMGKDGRSSMLVILRHEIAGQTVYSWYVHMYKDGIHVTEGQDVTAGDVIAEVGNNGNSTGPHLHFEIHLDDQGTTTDPLPWLEKQGAVEVSAVC
- a CDS encoding ABC transporter ATP-binding protein, which gives rise to MLEIRNLSAWYGEARALDEVSLDVAAGEVVTLVGRNGAGKTTLLRSVMGLHRHASGQVTLDGTDVMRVPVHRRARLGMGWVQDDRGIYSSLSVEENLLLAPVVSEKAWPLARVYETFPVLADRRRAAGTTLSGGEQQMLAIARVLRTGARLLLLDEPTEGLAPVIVAAIGDIVREVKATGVTVLLIEQNVKFAATVADRHYLLSQGRIVEHLDNTEFVAREHDLLEHLGV
- a CDS encoding hemolysin family protein, whose protein sequence is MSTGTALLVGVVLLALNAFFVGAEFAVMSARRSRIEPLAEQGSRSARTVLYAMEHVTLMLACAQLGVTVCSTSLGVVAEPAVARLVEGPMVAAGLPAEASHVVGFTVAIALVVYLHVVVGEMVPKNLSVTSPERAAMLLAPPLVLLSKVLHPVIAALNWIANAMLRVLGVEPKDEVTSAFTAEEVASIVQRSQAEGVLSDDLGLLTGAIEFSEETAEQVMVPLSELVSLPVGCTPEDVEREVARTGFSRFPLVATDGSLTGYLHVKDVLYADGEGRQRPVPAWRTRALASVVPGDEVEDVLAVMQRTGAHLARVVQESGPETDEDIGVVFLEDILEELVGEVRDSMQRAERR